A genomic window from Methanovulcanius yangii includes:
- a CDS encoding TrkH family potassium uptake protein, with product MYELVSPVKPMIVLKYLAVLMMGAGAALTVPLIVAIYFGDFSIASIYAVIGCTIIALGYLFHRLLPEADLEWKESLVIAALIFPFTALLSAIPFSLSTGMPFLDAFFEAVSGVTTTGLSVAPADVGPVFLFARSWLQWIGGIGIVIIILMVFVTPGISAYRLYAVNAGEQKTRPTVMATATLLVKIYCVLTAVSFIILMFGGMSPFDAVCHALSSVSTGGFSTKSESVAGFSGFVIPFLITISCLMGAFNFSLYPKMFEDKKAFFTDIQFRYFLIFALVGILLMIFTLAGSLPFGEAVSVTVFQALSALSTAGFATVDINMLPEGAKAVLTVLMWVGGSVGSTAGGIKILRLVILLKVVHLVFIRYFLPREALTPLKIGEEVIESEMVYNILTFVFLYSMILVTSSFIFMLHGFGLDNALFEVSSALGTVGLSCGITSAAMPDILKGVLIIDMLLGRIEIIPLFILFFPRTWVKR from the coding sequence ATGTACGAGCTGGTTTCCCCCGTCAAACCCATGATCGTCCTGAAGTACCTTGCAGTGCTGATGATGGGTGCGGGGGCGGCCCTTACAGTGCCCCTCATTGTTGCCATATACTTCGGGGATTTTTCCATTGCCTCCATTTACGCAGTCATCGGGTGCACAATCATCGCCCTTGGCTATCTCTTTCACCGCCTGCTTCCCGAGGCGGACCTCGAATGGAAGGAATCACTCGTCATTGCAGCGCTCATCTTCCCATTCACCGCTCTTCTGAGCGCCATCCCCTTCAGCCTCTCGACAGGGATGCCCTTTCTGGATGCCTTCTTCGAGGCGGTCTCGGGGGTGACCACAACCGGCCTCTCCGTTGCCCCGGCAGACGTCGGACCGGTATTTCTCTTCGCCCGGTCATGGCTCCAATGGATAGGCGGCATCGGCATCGTCATCATCATCCTGATGGTCTTCGTGACCCCCGGCATCAGCGCCTACCGTCTGTATGCCGTCAATGCCGGGGAGCAAAAGACCCGGCCGACAGTCATGGCAACGGCCACCCTGCTGGTGAAGATCTACTGTGTACTCACCGCAGTCTCATTTATTATCCTCATGTTCGGCGGCATGTCTCCCTTCGATGCCGTCTGTCATGCCCTCTCTTCCGTCTCCACAGGCGGCTTCTCCACAAAATCCGAGTCCGTCGCCGGATTTTCCGGATTTGTCATTCCATTTCTCATCACTATCAGCTGCCTGATGGGAGCGTTCAATTTCAGTCTCTATCCCAAAATGTTCGAGGATAAAAAGGCGTTTTTCACCGATATCCAGTTCAGGTATTTCCTGATTTTCGCTCTCGTCGGTATTCTTCTCATGATCTTCACCCTCGCAGGAAGCCTCCCGTTCGGTGAGGCGGTGTCGGTCACCGTGTTCCAGGCATTATCGGCACTGAGCACGGCCGGATTTGCTACGGTGGACATCAATATGCTGCCGGAGGGGGCAAAGGCAGTCCTTACCGTTCTGATGTGGGTCGGAGGGTCCGTCGGGTCAACGGCCGGCGGCATCAAGATCCTCAGGCTGGTCATCCTCCTGAAAGTCGTGCACCTGGTCTTCATCCGGTACTTCCTTCCAAGAGAGGCCCTCACCCCACTCAAAATTGGCGAAGAAGTGATTGAGAGCGAGATGGTCTACAACATCCTCACATTCGTCTTTCTCTACTCAATGATTCTCGTGACCTCCAGTTTTATCTTCATGCTCCATGGCTTCGGGCTGGATAACGCCCTCTTCGAGGTCTCGAGTGCGCTGGGGACCGTCGGTCTTTCCTGCGGCATCACCAGTGCAGCGATGCCGGATATCCTGAAAGGGGTGCTCATCATAGACATGCTCCTCGGAAGAATCGAGATCATACCACTCTTTATATTGTTCTTCCCCCGAACATGGGTTAAGAGGTAG
- a CDS encoding DUF1622 domain-containing protein, translating to MSLLAVDIYAGFYTLLQILTFFFEVAGAALIIYGGIRAAVSVILLEFNKVDIKYNQIRMYLTSKIVFGLEFLIAADILATIIAPTQEELIMLAVVVVIRTVLGYFLEKEAVEFKIT from the coding sequence ATGAGTCTTCTGGCCGTCGACATCTACGCAGGCTTCTATACCCTTCTCCAGATTCTCACGTTCTTCTTTGAGGTTGCGGGAGCAGCCCTCATCATCTATGGCGGCATCAGGGCGGCCGTGTCGGTCATTCTTCTCGAATTCAACAAAGTCGACATCAAGTACAACCAGATTAGGATGTATCTGACAAGCAAGATTGTCTTCGGGCTTGAGTTTCTCATTGCAGCGGATATCCTTGCAACGATCATCGCCCCCACCCAGGAGGAGCTCATCATGCTTGCCGTGGTGGTCGTCATCAGGACCGTACTCGGGTATTTCCTTGAAAAAGAAGCAGTTGAGTTTAAAATAACATAG
- a CDS encoding YeeE/YedE thiosulfate transporter family protein has product MTLDHLHENNRLQLAIGLLIGLCFGVFLYIGGVTEYNVILGQLLLTDFTVVKVMLTAVLVGMIGIYLMLGRGLVELHPKPGSIGSTVVGGIIFGMGFAVLGYCPGTVAGAVGHGALDALFGGVTGILVGAGIFAAAYPALDEKILSRGVFRSMTIPDALKVNPWYVIIPFCILIAAVLAGLEYFGL; this is encoded by the coding sequence ATGACGCTTGACCACCTGCATGAAAACAACCGCCTGCAACTCGCCATCGGACTTCTCATCGGCCTCTGTTTCGGAGTATTCCTCTACATCGGGGGTGTGACCGAATACAACGTGATCCTCGGTCAGCTCCTCCTTACGGACTTTACGGTCGTCAAGGTGATGCTCACCGCGGTGCTCGTAGGGATGATCGGGATCTATCTGATGCTGGGCCGTGGACTGGTCGAACTGCACCCAAAGCCCGGCTCCATCGGATCGACGGTTGTAGGGGGCATCATCTTCGGGATGGGATTTGCCGTCCTCGGCTACTGCCCCGGCACCGTCGCCGGAGCGGTTGGCCACGGCGCCCTCGACGCCCTCTTCGGCGGGGTGACGGGGATTCTCGTCGGGGCGGGGATCTTTGCCGCGGCCTATCCCGCCCTCGACGAGAAGATCCTTTCCAGAGGTGTCTTCCGGTCCATGACGATCCCCGATGCCCTGAAGGTCAATCCGTGGTATGTCATCATTCCGTTCTGCATCCTGATTGCGGCGGTGCTCGCAGGACTGGAATATTTCGGCCTTTAG
- a CDS encoding YeeE/YedE thiosulfate transporter family protein: protein MEWTPYIAGAGIGILSWVAFLLSNKPLGCSTAYARTSGMIERLFRGKKTEEKPYYRKFAPVVDWEWMLVAGVFLGAFAAAMLTGGFALEWVPTLFGDTFGYDTALRLAVAFAGGILMGLGSRWAGGCTSGHGISGTLQLAVSSWIAVVVFFISGIVTAFLLYGVFW from the coding sequence ATGGAATGGACACCATATATCGCCGGGGCGGGAATAGGCATCCTGAGCTGGGTAGCATTTCTGCTCTCGAACAAACCGCTCGGGTGTTCGACTGCGTACGCACGGACGAGCGGGATGATCGAACGCCTCTTCCGGGGGAAGAAGACGGAGGAGAAACCCTACTACCGGAAGTTTGCCCCCGTCGTGGACTGGGAATGGATGCTGGTCGCGGGGGTCTTTCTCGGGGCATTTGCCGCGGCAATGCTGACGGGCGGATTCGCTTTGGAATGGGTGCCGACGCTCTTCGGTGACACCTTCGGGTATGACACGGCCCTCCGCCTCGCCGTCGCCTTTGCAGGCGGCATCCTCATGGGACTCGGCTCGCGCTGGGCGGGCGGATGCACCAGCGGGCACGGGATCAGCGGGACACTGCAGCTTGCGGTATCCAGCTGGATTGCCGTCGTTGTCTTCTTCATCTCAGGCATCGTGACGGCGTTTCTCCTGTACGGGGTGTTCTGGTGA
- a CDS encoding MBL fold metallo-hydrolase, with translation MDTMLLKQFFIEKIAHSSYLIGGNTSCAIIDPGRDVDRYIEAAAAEGLKITHILETHLHADFVSGHMDLAEQTGARIYAPAAGHCTFEHVPLSGGDTFRIEDMEFHVLETPGHTPDCLVYVVADTSRGGTPVAAFTGDTLFVGDVGRPDLFPGKARVLAEQLYDNLHTKVMTLPPECLVFPAHGAGSLCGKAMGAMRFSTIGYENTYNPALRIGDTEEFIRSLTVNMPPAPDHFARCSDINRKGPALVRTLPSLRAMKPAEFHERMKDADTIVVSIRDYATFGGQHIPDSYHIDMGGNFPTFAGWVLPPDRDILLVTDSPTQAKEAVIQLRRVGLDRTIGYLEGGTHAWVMAGYTTDHIHQLSPSEVHEKLKDPATVLVDVRAREEYEAGHIPGAVNIMAMDLRTRAGDLDPDTPTIAMCRSGHRSSLACSILKQKGFSDVYNAAGGITGYIAAGFMKT, from the coding sequence ATGGATACGATGCTCCTTAAACAGTTCTTTATCGAAAAAATTGCCCACAGCTCATACCTGATTGGAGGAAATACGAGCTGTGCGATCATTGATCCCGGCCGCGACGTGGACCGTTATATCGAGGCAGCCGCGGCAGAGGGCTTGAAGATTACTCACATTCTTGAGACGCATCTCCATGCCGACTTCGTCTCGGGACATATGGATCTTGCCGAACAGACGGGTGCGAGGATCTATGCCCCTGCCGCGGGGCACTGCACTTTCGAGCATGTCCCTCTCAGCGGCGGTGATACCTTCCGCATCGAGGACATGGAATTTCATGTCCTTGAGACCCCCGGACATACCCCCGACTGCCTGGTCTACGTTGTCGCAGACACCTCCCGTGGGGGTACGCCGGTGGCGGCATTCACGGGGGACACCCTCTTCGTCGGGGACGTGGGGCGCCCCGACCTTTTCCCGGGAAAAGCCCGCGTGCTCGCAGAACAGCTGTACGACAACCTTCACACAAAGGTCATGACCCTGCCACCCGAATGCCTGGTATTCCCGGCACACGGAGCGGGATCCCTCTGCGGAAAGGCGATGGGGGCAATGCGGTTTTCGACGATCGGATACGAAAACACCTACAACCCGGCGCTCCGAATCGGCGATACGGAAGAGTTCATCCGGTCACTGACCGTCAATATGCCCCCCGCACCCGACCACTTCGCCCGGTGCAGCGACATCAACCGGAAGGGACCGGCACTCGTAAGAACGCTGCCTTCCCTGCGGGCGATGAAACCGGCTGAATTCCACGAGAGGATGAAGGATGCGGATACCATCGTGGTGAGCATCCGCGACTATGCCACATTCGGGGGGCAGCACATCCCCGACAGCTACCACATCGACATGGGCGGCAACTTCCCGACCTTCGCGGGATGGGTGCTCCCGCCGGACAGGGACATCCTCCTCGTCACCGACAGCCCGACACAGGCCAAAGAGGCGGTCATACAACTCAGGCGGGTCGGCCTCGACCGGACCATCGGCTACCTCGAAGGGGGGACGCATGCATGGGTGATGGCAGGATACACCACCGATCACATCCATCAGCTCTCCCCTTCCGAGGTGCACGAGAAACTGAAAGACCCGGCAACCGTGCTCGTCGACGTCCGGGCACGGGAGGAGTACGAAGCCGGGCATATTCCGGGCGCCGTCAATATCATGGCAATGGACCTCAGGACACGGGCGGGAGACCTCGACCCGGACACACCCACAATCGCGATGTGCCGGAGTGGACACCGCTCGAGCCTCGCCTGCAGTATTCTAAAGCAGAAGGGCTTCTCCGACGTCTATAACGCCGCCGGGGGGATCACGGGCTACATCGCCGCAGGGTTCATGAAGACGTAA
- a CDS encoding SLC13 family permease yields the protein MPVTPEIFLVLVVLAATVILFVTDKLRVDIISIIIMLTLGWLGLVSPAQTFSGFASNAVISVMAVMILGYGVDRTGVMMRLARTIVRVAGASERKLITVIYSVVGILSGFMQNIGSAALFLPAVLRISKKTDIPRSRLIMPMGFMAILGGTITMVGSSPLILLNDLLIQGGLEPFGIFAVTPIGLALLMSGILYFLLLGRYVLPSGEAEAVVPVQQEIIETWQLPRNMHHYIVPKESQLVGMSREDVSLKARYSLHLLAVKTGRDILYAPWRYFVFAEGQILSLLGTAEDAERFGTEYGLVPVGNQQRMSEEVGEEHAGFAEIIVRPHSPYMGKTLKEVSFRKEHGLEVIISLTKEGEHRREFFDLPMEIGDTFVVYGSWEKINRIGQGPEFVLSTVPEEKGVESGKGPLALVCLVGGIGLTFTGVPIALGLLTGAIAMILGRVLSIGEAYRAIDWRTVFLLAGLIPLGIAMDQTGTAAYIADAMMSVLSMAHPFLILLGIAALATFFSLFMSNVAATVLLVPLVIIIGTSADLDPRGLALLVAICASNSFILPTHQVNAFLMTPGGYRNGDYLRAGAGMTLLFLVLASGLVYILFVL from the coding sequence ATGCCCGTGACCCCAGAGATCTTCCTTGTGCTTGTTGTCCTTGCCGCCACTGTCATCCTCTTTGTCACCGACAAACTGAGGGTCGACATAATTTCCATCATCATCATGCTCACGCTCGGCTGGCTGGGTCTCGTCTCCCCGGCACAGACATTCTCCGGATTTGCCAGCAACGCCGTCATCTCGGTGATGGCGGTGATGATCCTCGGCTACGGGGTCGACCGGACAGGGGTGATGATGCGTCTGGCACGGACAATCGTGAGGGTCGCCGGTGCGAGCGAGCGGAAACTGATCACCGTAATCTATTCGGTCGTAGGAATCCTCTCCGGGTTCATGCAGAATATCGGGTCGGCGGCACTCTTCCTCCCTGCAGTTTTGCGCATCTCAAAAAAGACCGACATCCCCCGCTCGCGCCTCATCATGCCGATGGGATTCATGGCAATCCTCGGGGGAACGATCACGATGGTGGGGTCATCCCCCCTCATTCTCCTCAACGATCTTCTCATCCAGGGGGGCCTCGAACCATTCGGCATCTTTGCCGTCACTCCGATAGGCCTCGCCCTCCTTATGTCAGGAATTCTGTACTTCCTCCTTCTGGGGAGATACGTGCTCCCGTCCGGCGAAGCGGAAGCGGTCGTACCAGTTCAGCAGGAGATCATCGAAACATGGCAGCTGCCCCGGAACATGCACCACTATATCGTCCCGAAGGAGAGTCAGCTCGTCGGCATGAGCAGGGAGGATGTATCCCTTAAAGCCCGCTACTCCCTCCATCTTCTCGCGGTAAAGACCGGGCGGGACATCCTCTATGCACCGTGGAGATACTTTGTCTTCGCCGAAGGCCAGATCCTCTCCCTCCTCGGAACCGCAGAGGATGCAGAGCGGTTCGGGACAGAATACGGCCTCGTCCCCGTAGGAAACCAACAGCGCATGAGCGAGGAGGTCGGCGAAGAGCATGCCGGATTTGCCGAGATCATCGTCCGCCCCCATTCGCCGTACATGGGAAAGACCCTCAAGGAGGTTTCTTTTCGCAAAGAGCACGGCCTCGAGGTCATCATCTCTCTCACAAAGGAGGGGGAACACCGCCGGGAATTCTTCGACCTTCCGATGGAGATCGGCGACACGTTCGTCGTCTACGGTTCGTGGGAGAAGATCAACCGCATCGGCCAGGGCCCGGAGTTTGTGCTAAGCACCGTTCCCGAAGAGAAGGGCGTGGAATCCGGCAAAGGTCCATTGGCCCTTGTCTGTCTCGTCGGGGGCATTGGACTTACCTTCACGGGCGTCCCGATTGCCCTGGGTCTTTTGACCGGAGCCATTGCAATGATCCTCGGCAGGGTTCTTAGTATCGGCGAGGCGTACCGGGCCATCGACTGGCGGACCGTCTTTCTCCTCGCAGGCCTGATCCCCCTGGGCATCGCCATGGACCAGACAGGAACCGCTGCATACATCGCAGATGCGATGATGAGCGTTCTTTCGATGGCCCATCCGTTCCTCATCCTCCTCGGCATTGCAGCGCTTGCCACCTTTTTCTCCCTGTTCATGTCAAATGTCGCCGCCACCGTCCTCCTTGTTCCCCTTGTAATTATCATCGGCACATCGGCGGACCTCGACCCGAGGGGTCTTGCCCTCCTCGTTGCCATATGTGCTTCAAATTCGTTCATCCTTCCGACCCACCAGGTCAATGCATTCCTGATGACGCCGGGTGGATACCGCAATGGCGATTACCTGCGGGCCGGCGCTGGTATGACCCTCCTCTTTCTCGTCCTTGCGTCGGGTTTAGTTTATATATTATTCGTATTATAA
- a CDS encoding MarR family transcriptional regulator: MLYNFGDEDGEEPEMMERFVRVLNMAAAIESEPVDIGHGVLLYPSEVHLIDIAGRYPDEGVSRLAMRLGITKGAVSQTAKRLEEKGYLERVNQEGDKKTVLLRLTVRGEEAFNWHRRYHALVNRRLKEEIRSLSARDLENLQRFFLRIEEIFAACPSARAAIALHPMGEEQENPPPGHLL, translated from the coding sequence ATGCTATACAATTTTGGGGACGAGGATGGAGAGGAACCGGAGATGATGGAGCGGTTCGTCCGTGTACTGAATATGGCGGCGGCCATCGAAAGCGAACCCGTCGATATCGGCCATGGAGTGCTGCTCTACCCCTCCGAAGTTCACCTGATCGATATCGCGGGGCGGTATCCGGATGAGGGTGTCAGCCGCCTTGCGATGCGACTGGGCATTACCAAGGGGGCGGTCTCCCAGACTGCAAAACGCCTCGAAGAGAAGGGATATCTCGAGCGGGTGAATCAGGAAGGGGACAAAAAAACCGTCCTGCTCCGCCTGACCGTGCGGGGTGAGGAAGCCTTCAACTGGCACCGGCGGTATCATGCACTGGTGAATCGGAGACTCAAAGAGGAAATTCGCTCCCTGAGTGCCCGTGACCTGGAGAATCTGCAGCGGTTCTTTCTGCGTATCGAGGAGATCTTTGCAGCATGTCCGTCGGCGAGAGCGGCCATCGCGCTCCACCCGATGGGGGAGGAACAGGAGAACCCCCCTCCCGGTCATCTCCTGTGA
- a CDS encoding GNAT family N-acetyltransferase, with protein MTGEGDGHTSVAGRSSMNEYTFGPLGPDDANEATEIFNHYVRHTFAAYPEEPVPPAFFNQLMAHAAGYPAAAVRDADGALAGFGLLRPHRPMAVFAGTAELTCFIRPDRTGKGVGARILGILEEEGAKSGIVTILAGISSHNEGSIRFHARHGFQECGRFVGVGMKFGTLFDEVWMQKIL; from the coding sequence GTGACGGGTGAGGGGGACGGGCATACGTCCGTCGCCGGGAGATCATCGATGAACGAGTATACCTTCGGCCCCCTTGGGCCTGATGATGCGAACGAGGCAACTGAGATCTTTAACCACTATGTAAGGCACACCTTCGCCGCCTATCCGGAGGAACCGGTGCCCCCTGCCTTCTTTAATCAACTGATGGCACATGCCGCCGGGTACCCGGCCGCGGCCGTCCGGGATGCCGACGGTGCACTGGCAGGGTTTGGTCTGCTCCGACCGCATCGTCCGATGGCGGTCTTTGCGGGAACTGCCGAGCTCACCTGTTTTATCCGGCCGGATAGGACCGGAAAGGGGGTCGGGGCACGGATTCTGGGAATTTTGGAAGAAGAGGGAGCCAAATCCGGAATCGTCACCATCCTTGCAGGCATTTCTTCGCATAACGAGGGGAGCATCAGGTTTCATGCACGCCATGGATTTCAGGAGTGCGGTCGCTTCGTGGGGGTGGGCATGAAGTTCGGCACCCTTTTCGATGAAGTCTGGATGCAGAAGATCCTCTGA